A single region of the Lycium ferocissimum isolate CSIRO_LF1 unplaced genomic scaffold, AGI_CSIRO_Lferr_CH_V1 ctg23107, whole genome shotgun sequence genome encodes:
- the LOC132043340 gene encoding uncharacterized protein At5g39865-like gives MILGSYQVKVDERDVSMHNAYRKELQSVMGEKNNNIVTLPQDFIKGKYVGGAELIKQLNEIGELPKLLRVLPLRPIGYICEGCGDVRFFPCLNCDGSRNFFDEDEEQVKRCQVCNENGLVRCTLCCS, from the coding sequence ATGATATTAGGAAGCTATCAGGTTAAAGTCGATGAAAGAGACGTCTCAATGCACAACGCGTATAGGAAAGAATTACAGAGTGTTATGGGTGAAAAGAACAATAATATTGTAACATTGCCACAAGATTTTATCAAAGGGAAATACGTTGGAGGTGCTGAATTGATAAAGCAATTGAATGAAATTGGTGAATTGCCGAAGTTATTAAGAGTCCTTCCTTTAAGGCCAATTGGATATATTTGTGAAGGTTGTGGGGATGTACGGTTCTTTCCTTGCTTGAATTGTGATGGCAGCAggaatttttttgatgaagatgaagaacaagttaAGAGGTGTCAAGTCTGTAATGAGAATGGACTGGTTCGATGCACTCTTTGCTGTTCTTGA